GATTCATAATTAAACTTTTGTATGAATTTTGATATAGAAGATGTGGCCTTTCTCAGAGAATATATTGAAAAGATAGAGTAAAATGTTGTAGTGTGTATCTTTCGTTTTAAAGGACTCGGGCTTGAAACTGCGAAGATGTGTGAATTTAATTATGAAGTAGTATTACATTCAAACTATCTAAATGCATCTTACCCTAAAACAATTGGCTCTAATTTCTgcgatttgaaaaataataatatattattaacaacGTAACGAAACTACATGGGAAAGAAATAATGGGTCGATTCAAAATCCGCGTAATAACGCAAGATCGCGAGGGATCGGCTTTTTAAACCTGGCAACGCTGTGTAGCCGCGCGCGCACCGGACTTCTCTAGACCGCGTGACGCCAGGGTCGAAATTAAAGACGCGGCTTCGAAAGGTAGAGGTAGGGGGCCCCCGACGACGAAGTTGTGGAAAGCAAAAAGGGCGAAAAGAAGGGATCGGAATCGCTCGATAAAACAGGGCGACGTTGGAAGCACCGATAGGCCCCGAACGATTCTCCATTGGGAGAAACATTGCGACGCGGGGAGAAGGGAGGAACGAGTACGTACACACAATGGGGTCCAAGAAGAGGAGCCGAGAGCAAAAGCGGTGAATTAATTGTCGCTCGCGCCGCCGACGAAGCCGCCACGATCCGCAAGCCTGATTTGTGAGCCGCACGCGTGTATATCGTATGTGTATCTACCCGTTCCTTTCCTCTGCTCTCTCCCCCTCACCCTCTCTTTCTCACtggttctttcgttttctctttcgttgCACGCTCTCTTCCCTTTccatttctttcattcttcACTGGTTGATCGTCTCCGGCGTGCAACAAGGAGACCCGTGTACAGGTTATACGCGACCATGGTGGAGACTGACaatggaaacaagcccaacggtACGGCAAAGTAAACAGGCACTGTataagagagacagagagacggTAAAACAAAAACAAGATGGTAATGAAAAGAAGCAAATAATAAACGGAGAAATAAGAGAGATAGACCGTGAATGATCCGTGGAAAGAATAAAGAACAAGATAGAGAATCGGAAAGATGCTACGAAAAATGCGGCAACCGGGTCTCcatgtttctttctcttctttccatTCGCTTCTTTTCATCCTCCTCTTCTGCACCTCTTTCCTCTGTCTCCTCTGAaatcttcttctcttccttcttctcctcctcctcctatctcgtctgtttttctttttctttctctttttgatttttatttattattcaatagaAGCCAGGAGGTGCTCGTTAATTGATGGCACCGGCTATGGTCGAGCGCAGAAAGCGGTAGAGAGGGAGAAAAATCGAGGTGGGCCCACGAAGAAGGGGACCATGAGACCACCATCGCCTTATTTATAACGCCGGGGGTAACCGAATTCACGATCAAAATCCCGCGTTCCGCGGCATTGATGGATCGCCACCGTTGTGCGCCGCGTTGCGGCAGCGCTGGTATTTTCAAATGAACCCGCCCTTTTTCCTCGTGCGTTCAGCCATGGTTCAGCCCTCACCATCATCCGCCGGCTAGTCGCAAGATTCCCTCCGAAACGAGGCATCATCGAATTCTCCCGACTAAACCGAGCCACAAACACGTCGGACCTTTTGATTTCTATATGCAGCTGCCTTTCATCGATCATGGAAGCTCCGTCGACCCGCACAATGAGATGTTGAAATATGTGTTACCGTTGCGTTGATTTATTCGTCTCACCCTTCTGTAGCCGACCTCGCGCACCACCAAATCTCGACGTTTACGACTTTATCTTGTAATAACTTAGATTTACCTTGTCAAAGTTGTTACAGCGGAATTATATTTTGCACGAGACAGAAAATGCGAAAATTTCTATACGTgctcgtatagcgttataaaactttcttcgcttttcaatactttaaaatttattcgcatttaaaacataaatattttataatccaaATGCGATTGTAAATTCCTGCATTTTTAAGCAACATttgattcgaaaaattataattttctctaccgatatatcatataaacatttttagacgattaaaacttatttaaaaaatataaaaattattatatataagattatatcttattattatattacgaaCAGTTATGTGGTAAAATAGTACTTTAccatattatatgttatataatttcatcgatAATGGAATCTGatcaatattaataacaaatatatttgtcaACGAAAAGACAAGCTATTCTGTGTACATATATTctatgtttattaattttcacatTTCAACATTGTAAAATGATGATTTCAGGCTGCTCGGCCGCGGCTCCATGCATGTCTTTTCCTGCGAAcagtttcaaaaatttatgGCAGCGAGCGGCTTTACAGGGCCGTGGCATTCGTTGGTGGATTTAGGAGCTGGCGACGGTGCCACCACTGCTCATGTAGCCCACCTCTTTGAAAAAGTTTACGCCACAGACATATCAGCACCGATGAGATGGGCTCTGGCGAGAAGGAAGTTCACGTAAGTCACGTTCAATCTTTCGTTCAATTTGCATTCTTCGAAATGAAAGCTTAAAAGGGACAAGAAAATTGTAGGGTTCCTACTTCTAACTATTTAACGAAATATCGATGGGgcagaaatttgaaaattttacgatACACAGAATTTTCCACATTTTTATTCGCCCATCTGTCTTACcttttttatattagaatgTCGTAATTCCATCTgtctttaaaatatacagaagATTAAATTCTTTGTTCAAGTATGTGCAACGAAAATTCGTACGATGCTatgaatatttcaagtaaGTGTAACTGATGCAATAAAGAATGTtaactaattttaaaatattccaaaaatatttgcaaatttgtAAACGATCTAAAAATGCAACTTTTTATATTAGtaggtaattaaaataaatcgagAGAATTTGACAAACGTTTTAGAACttttgttgaaaataaatatacaattttctaaattatccTATCCTTCTTttgaatattgtattttaacgTATGAGATATCTATTACAGGTTTCTTCTATACGATTGAAAAGCGGTAGATATACTATATTCAATATACCAactaaaaagataaataatatctagcaagaaaaattctgctTTCCGGTGAAAGTTAAATCACATCAAAAGtacatttaatttcttaaaaactGGACAAAACCACTAATTTTAATtccaaaaaaagaagagaaaagaaatgaaaatacatttcGTTAACAATAGATCTCATGGAAATTGAAACTGATCATTGACGTCATTCTTGCAGTATCGATGtataaattgattatttttaaatttcatattgaaCGAACATAGAACGAACATAGAATTCTTCGCTCATGGAACGTCGACTATTTCAAAGCTCCTCGTAGTCGCCTTAATTAAGCGCCGTAGGTGCTTAATTCAATGGTATCCGAGAGTTGGAGGAACATCTAACGACTCAATGTCGTCGAGGACGGTGCATGTAATAGACCATGGTGCGCTACTAACAAGTTTATGGCACCGAATTGATTGGAGTAGAAGTTTACGGTGGTTTTACACCCGACCTGTCTCGCGTCGATACGGTTGCAATCCGAGACTATtcgaattttaagtaaatgtCCGTAGGGTGCGATGTACCCGTAACCGTTTTATAGAAATCCGTTTGCTCTTTTCCAGACGAGTTTAGAACCCTCCCCCCGTGATCTTAGGCGCGAATGaagatcttcgaagagaaaatAGGAAGAGAAGTACGTGTTAACACTTAGAATACGATAGTAGTTAGAGATGCAGTCACCGTGAAGTAAACAGTAACTTTGATTCGGATCATGTCCAAGGTGTGGCATTATGTGGGATCCGGTTATACGAGCGAATTCGAtgcttgaaaataattaaacaatagGTTTGTACGAACGTTGAGTTGATTTTGCTTCCGCTTTGGAGCTAAGACTAATTTCTTTGTtatctaattattaatatgattTTCGTGAGATATGCTTCCAGGGattacttttgtttttttacagTTTAATGCTGCGTAGTGTTTCTTTAAGGTTTCttaacttttaaataatttatagtatttgagtttattattaataaaggaagaatattttgtaaaatgagAACGAATTGAAAAGTCTTATTTTCTGATTTACTAATCAAAATTTAACTGATTTGTTTGGATAACATTTATgttttagtaattttattaaaatattgtatatgttttattaaaatttgtaacttGAAAACAAGCTTAAGTGAttgtataaacatattttattatttttaagtattgaatttattaaaacaaatccCACATAGGATGCTACACCCTGCTACAGCATTTATATTTAgctaaagtatttaaattgtaattatatcattcttatttttttttactatcttaaaattagataaaacTTTGTTAGAAAAATCTAATATCTACTATGTGGCGCTAGATTTTTCACTGTTTCAAATCTTACTGACAATGCAAGTTTAATTTATCATCCAAatccaatttaatttattatccaaATGTTTGTGTTGTTATAAATAACGAGAATATGAAACTAggcaaaataaataaaatactttttgtaagaACATAACCGTACCTAGATGGCCTGCATTTAAAATATCTGAATTTACTAACTTCatattaacttttatatttcttttatcccaaataaaaagaaattatgtaATACGTTCCAAATTTAACAGAAGAAAATCATGAAAatctattaaaagaaatattctatataaaataagctactaaatttttatttaaatttaatcctACGCAATCCACAAATCATGTTCATTCTTCTCTTAAAATTAGTTCCTATACCTTTGACCAAATAGCATGCacgtaaataaaattccaaaatattaaacgaaacaTCTTAAACACAAGATGATGAGAGGAAATGTTTAACAGATTGTgtgaattaattataacaGCATACTATCACCCCTTTCAAATATCAAACAACATATGACATAATATTCTAtgggaataaaataaaaatggaagaaaatataCTCTATTATCTTATAGGGTGCTGGACGTAGAAAAATGGCACGAAAGCGGTCCATTCGACGTGATCCTCTGCCTGAATCTGTTGGATCGTTGCGATCGACCTAATACTCTACTTCGCCGTCTGAAATCATCTTTGGCTCCGGGTGGACGTCTAGTCGTAGCGCTGGTTCTTCCCTTCAGCCCTTACGTGGAAGTTGGTGAAAGGGGTGACCACAAACCGTCAGAATATCTACCAGTAAAAGGGAACGGTCTAGAAGGTCAAATAGCCAGCCTCGTCGACAGAGTTTTCGCACCATTGAGCCTAAGGTGTCTCGTATGGAGCAAACTGCCTTACCTCTGCGAGGGAGACCTCGGCCAGGCGTATTACTTTCTCGACGACGTAATATTCGTGCTAGAGGCACAGCCAGTTAGTACACAATCCTGTGAATATTCaatgagaaatatttctagACACTTATACGCTAGAAGCTTTTAGGATAGCTCGCGATACTCAGCTTCCGAATGGATGGATACGGAACCGTCTGGAAAAGAATGCCCGAACATGTTCGAACAACAGACTTATCAAGAACAGAAATGTAATACAGGCAAGTCACACTTGTAAAAACTTTAATGATTGCTGTTCATCGGTTAGAATTATGCAAGAATACAGAAGAGCAATACTGGCAAGCGACAACGAGCTTAATGTGCAAATACAGCGGTAGCATTGGTGTATTATAATTCATCATTCATTAATCGATTGTCCATTTATGCGACTTGATAAATGAACAACGACGGTGCGCATCTTACAACGATCTCTTACTGTCAAAGTCAGAAGGTGCAGAAAACTTGTACACGGTTCctattgataataaatatgacGCGAGAGCGATAAAACTTGGAAACTGGATTCTGAACAACAGTTCATACGGCTTGCGACTCTATCTCGCATACACCTAAAACGTTTAATTTGTCTCGAGACTCGGTTTTTTGTACCTTTTATCATCAGACTTTGTTTCCGTGCTCCCTcttacttttttcttctcatttttttttttttcgcttttttcttttcttttttttttttctttttttttaatttggcaTACAAGTAGCGACTTAGTCATGGATATGCTTAGTCGTGTCGACACTTCGACAACAAGACAAACGATGATACGTTTCGCGTTAGTCTCGTAATAGCTACTAGAAGAAATAGTTCCATTTAGTTGTTGTTGCAAATACACTTTGGCGTGTAACAGGTAAATCGTCAAAAATTACTTAGATGATATTGCAGCAGCTTTGCTTTTGAGATTCATGTCGATTAACAAAAAAACAAGGGATATACAGGACTTAAATTTCGGTGATATTTCAGATTGCATGCGTTGCTCAGTGTATAACATTCTGTGTGCCAAATGTGGATGATCCGTAACTGAAAACACAACCTGTACCTGTTTTGTCCACTAATCTCAAGCATAAATCAGAACACCAGAAACCGTAAAATCGATTTGTTCCTAGtaatttcaacaatttcaCAGACAACATTGATTTGAAACCTATGTCGATTGTAAgttctattattaaattttattaatagacTACAGTTTGCTGGCTTATATTATTTCTCCACAATATTCATTCCAATAGTAAACTACAAAAACaagataacaaaattaatttaggATATAGAGAAgagaatatcaaataaaataaaggtaaatggttcaatattttatctttcacaTTACTTTTATGCTGTTATGTATATACACCCACACTAGATACACATGATGAGATATGCTAAACTATCAATAGCATTTCTTCGGGATACTGCTTGAaaactatgaaaataaaatgtttatcttTGCACAGCTTTTATGTATAGTAGCATCCAAAATCCTGCAGCCTGTATATGCAGCAAATTGCTAAAAAACGTATTTTAaacaatgtaattaattttgaaatgtcTTTCATACTTTCTACCTTTTTTCCTAGAATTTTTAACGCTCCttcacattttctttattatctacacatatgtatattttattttctcaattctattaataattttattcaactGAGGTATTCTAACATAATAATTGGTACATAGATAATATAGAtgatataaatgaatttttataaatgattatgtaacattatacaaaattaaaatagaaatttttagttCACACTTCtaatattgaattaaataattcctaaataaattgaattttttttatgtttcattaattaatatatatatatatatcaacaGCAAAAAAAATTATCGTTAGGACGATATTAACGAAtgtaaacgaaagaagaagatgatcaaaatatttcgatcCTATCATCCTACATACtagaaatgcaaaaatatttgaatttaaaaaagaagttaACACACAGATGTAAATAGTGGATCACAGAAATCTGAGCCCTGCTAACAATCGATCGACATATTCGCTGCagatgttataaataaatatacatgcgTTTTATAACAGACACGTTTATAGAAAGATATCTAAACAGAATCACGCGTTCACGCATTCAGATACgttcatataaaattttgctatttgatAGCCGAAACTTTACATCCATCGAACCTGTGTATAAACAAGATTCAAACATTCATCCACTTTCCAAGCATTCATTACacaaatttattgtttatgtTCGGAAACATATagtttatattttgatattatcgAGCGAGAAGGAAACATTTTACCATCGCAGATATGCGTATAACAATTGAGTTTAAAACGATTTTACTTCTACAACCAAAATAAAATGCATTTCATCGAAGAATTTCGATAAAGATAACGcataatattttctcttttctcttctctcggTTTATCACGCATTTCGCGGTTGCCAGAGGTAATACCGTTTATAAGTAATAGTGCACAGAGAGAAATTTTTGAGCATCAGTGCAAATCACGCTTCGAAAATTTCCTAATAATGTaacttttcgttcttttcttttttttctttttaatcgtatatagtaacgaaataatttatttctcgaaAAATATCTATGAATTGAccaatgatttatttttttatacgtgcACACCGCATGTTACTGCCCATGGAgcttataaattattgcaagTTTTAACATTAACTTGTCAGATAATAATACTAGACATAACAACAATATATGTTTGTgatctatttttataaataaacaataatttatacaagtataatttttaaaaaatgtatatatatagtatatagaaattgaatatttattttaactagATAATTTTGTcgtgattttaattatttaattcgaaACAATAGtgcaataattatataataaatattcaaaaattaaataatgcgAGGTCAAGCGACAACAAGAATTGCAATTGCTTATTTATACTCTCGTATTTAGGATACTTATAACAATATCTAATTATCAAACCTTTCACACTTACATGCAAGACTGAATTTAGTCTTTACACTTTGTCCAAACTTCCAATACGTACAGAAGATTTACTTATATAACAAAGAATCTTTATAATACAATGTTGATCAGGTAATCATTGGAACACAAGTGGTGAGCTATTAAATCAATGcacaacaataaaatataaatgccattttataatacattcataatatgtaaattattcatGATGAGgtagataattttaaattatcttaCCCCATAGTTTCCAAGTAAGCCCCATAGgcagattataaaaattcgaaaaaaacttATAGCAACGCGAAATAAAGCTAGTTCGAATTTGAAATAACGGTGTGGAGATTCGATTgactatatataaatttttttcttcgctACCCACGTTTATCACAGTCCACGCATGACTCGTTTTGTCTCTTAGTATTTTGAAGTCCTAAACGCCAACAACATTTGAGCAATCCTTCGGGTTGTTTAAATACAAAACACCCATCTAACCCATAAACACCACATGACTAGAACATCATAGAGCGCAAAGACAAAACCTTGTCTGCCGCTTAAAAAGCGAAGACATTTGTTTAGTCTAGCTTGCGTTGTTCGCATAACTCTTCTAAACCTCCAGTCTTTctgcataaaaattataactctTTATTTGATATCTCTAGTCATGTAACGAGGGTATACTTAAAATATAGACCATAAGAGATACTTACAATGATGGGAGATAGGGAGTACCCGTATGATCTAATCGATGTTTATCTTCATTTTTCCAGCTTGAGACAGGAATATGTGGAGGTGGCAGGAAACTCCTTAGCGACTGTACAAGCTGTATTGTATCCACCAGCGCTGTAACAAAACCAACACAAAAcatatacatttcattttcatcaaTGGAGAAAGATTTGCGTGATTTAAAAAGTAGTCAAAGAAACACAGtatttaatatctaataaCATCACGCATcgatattatgtaaaatataaataatttataagaagAATCTATTTGTAAACCtaatggaaatattatattaaaagataaatcaTGATAATAGATgctatgtattttattacttttttgcAAGGCTTCTGATTGTTTTCCATATGGCTTGCACATCGCAGGACGTACACAAGCTTTCATCCTTGCCATGTTCTTCATAACTTCTGCAAAAGCCCTTACTATTTTTTCTTGTCCTCctgtaaaattataagaaaacaatcattttttaaagacataaattaataagcaaaaataagacaaaaatttaagatataaactaataaataaagacataaatataaacatagtTTCGATTTCatagattaaatattatacatatatatgatcTACTAACCTTCTGAATTTGAAGATGCCCGAGATCCTTTCTCATTTTCTAATGGCCAAGCTCCATTATGTAAGGCTAACAAATCCTTATTTGCATTTCCTATTCCTTGTAAATTTCCCAAACCAAGCCCACTGAGATTGTCCAAATTATCTAAATTCGTTCTTAAGAAGTCTGTTAATTTATGATCAGACATTGGAATATTAGGTATTAAGGATTCATAATGCTGTTTCCCAGTGGctacttttttttcttgcgACACAGGTCTATGTGGAATATTTAATGATGGACGGCTTGGAGGACGTTGAAGATTCATTTGGTTCCCAGCACCTCTCATTTCTGCCAAATCTGCTGTTGATCCTCCTCCCATGTGAGTATTTGGATTAGCACTGCTTAATgtctataatataaatacatcaaATGTagttgatttaaaaatatataaaagttaattctttttttataaataaattatcaataaaaatgGCTCTTATGCTTACTGCTTGAAAATCTGTGTTATGAGGAAAACTACTACGTAAGAGAGAAGCTgttgtttcattttcttgaATGTAAGTTGGCGCCATATGTCCCATTTTTTGAGTTAACTCGAGTTGATTTTTGTAATAACGGCAAGCAGGATTTGGACAGTTTTGTACCACCtctattataaattctttttccatACCAAAACATTCCCGTCCGATAGTGTATGATTCCATAACAGCTCTAACTGTCCCTTCTAAGCCCAAATGTAGACCATGTGGACCATTCATATGCTTTAACATCACAGCATTTGCAAAATGTTCATAgggcaatattatttttccattttctctaAGCACTA
This DNA window, taken from Bombus fervidus isolate BK054 chromosome 14, iyBomFerv1, whole genome shotgun sequence, encodes the following:
- the LOC139994531 gene encoding uncharacterized protein yields the protein MDLAETMKNIVAKGMQTEMGPPGGGSGYPGTPSSAGYVTEKMYMLLQAYLQNKGWNPSIELLQCFSEFKDASMIPSAAYLQMMASRIALDSQGRLVLRENGKIILPYEHFANAVMLKHMNGPHGLHLGLEGTVRAVMESYTIGRECFGMEKEFIIEVVQNCPNPACRYYKNQLELTQKMGHMAPTYIQENETTASLLRSSFPHNTDFQATLSSANPNTHMGGGSTADLAEMRGAGNQMNLQRPPSRPSLNIPHRPVSQEKKVATGKQHYESLIPNIPMSDHKLTDFLRTNLDNLDNLSGLGLGNLQGIGNANKDLLALHNGAWPLENEKGSRASSNSEGGQEKIVRAFAEVMKNMARMKACVRPAMCKPYGKQSEALQKTLVDTIQLVQSLRSFLPPPHIPVSSWKNEDKHRLDHTGTPYLPSLKTGGLEELCEQRKLD
- the LOC139994532 gene encoding protein-L-histidine N-pros-methyltransferase isoform X2, with the protein product MAGVDVSVSRCTCNVKDLTTCSAVNQDSPTSRAVRNYRPHGSLARLLYDKQKADEQLEAYDKTQWYKIDRTKIREDLLRLWIPLGTGLQHDQPDRTAETFLMKSIERSDSLPLQAWHSLARSALSWFISRTSINGLLGRGSMHVFSCEQFQKFMAASGFTGPWHSLVDLGAGDGATTAHVAHLFEKVYATDISAPMRWALARRKFTVLDVEKWHESGPFDVILCLNLLDRCDRPNTLLRRLKSSLAPGGRLVVALVLPFSPYVEVGERGDHKPSEYLPVKGNGLEGQIASLVDRVFAPLSLRCLVWSKLPYLCEGDLGQAYYFLDDVIFVLEAQPDSSRYSASEWMDTEPSGKECPNMFEQQTYQEQKCNTA
- the LOC139994532 gene encoding protein-L-histidine N-pros-methyltransferase isoform X1, which codes for MAGVDVSVSRCTCNVKDLTTCSAVNQDSPTSRAVRNYRPHGSLARLLYDKQKADEQLEAYDKTQWYKIDRTKIREDLLRLWIPLGTGLQHDQPDRTAETFLMKSIERSDSLPLQAWHSLARSALSWFISRTSINGLLGRGSMHVFSCEQFQKFMAASGFTGPWHSLVDLGAGDGATTAHVAHLFEKVYATDISAPMRWALARRKFTVLDVEKWHESGPFDVILCLNLLDRCDRPNTLLRRLKSSLAPGGRLVVALVLPFSPYVEVGERGDHKPSEYLPVKGNGLEGQIASLVDRVFAPLSLRCLVWSKLPYLCEGDLGQAYYFLDDVIFVLEAQPDSSRYSASEWMDTEPSGKECPNMFEQQTYQEQKCNTDCMRCSVYNILCAKCG